The following proteins come from a genomic window of Varunaivibrio sulfuroxidans:
- a CDS encoding (deoxy)nucleoside triphosphate pyrophosphohydrolase yields the protein MDTAFPGHDKPVEARAYRLARGDWHRREATKPRLLVAAAALLDGDGRVLLCSRPEGKTMAGLWEFPGGKVEGAETPEAALVRELKEELGIDISQSCLAPLTFASHNYDDFHLLMPLYICRAWKGAAHPKEGQRLKWVRPMRLADYPMPPADIPLVALLRDFL from the coding sequence ATGGATACCGCCTTTCCCGGCCACGACAAACCCGTCGAGGCGCGCGCCTATCGCCTCGCGCGCGGTGACTGGCATCGGCGCGAGGCCACGAAACCGCGCCTTTTGGTCGCCGCCGCCGCCCTGCTCGACGGCGATGGGCGGGTGTTGCTGTGCAGCCGTCCCGAGGGCAAAACCATGGCCGGTCTGTGGGAATTTCCCGGCGGTAAGGTCGAGGGTGCGGAAACACCCGAGGCGGCCCTGGTGCGCGAACTGAAGGAAGAATTGGGGATCGATATTTCGCAAAGTTGTCTTGCCCCGCTGACCTTCGCATCGCACAACTATGACGATTTTCACCTGTTGATGCCGCTCTATATCTGTCGGGCTTGGAAAGGAGCGGCGCACCCCAAAGAAGGGCAGCGTCTGAAATGGGTGCGCCCGATGCGCCTCGCCGACTATCCGATGCCGCCCGCCGATATTCCCCTAGTCGCTTTGTTGCGGGATTTCCTGTAA
- a CDS encoding SLC13 family permease codes for MHQAVDLHAVTSFQMAMTYALIVGAFALYAWGKVSIEVVSLGVLSAVLIFFYVFPVIGADGRNLLGPERLLSGFANPALITVLALLVIGQGMVRTGVLDQGARIILACCGDSPRITVGVALLCVLVVSAFLNNIPVVVIFIPIMQAIAAKFSISSSKLMMPLSFASILGGMTTLIGSASNLLVNSALIDIGQRPFAFFDFTVPGLVLAAVGMVFLLTVAPRLLRARENLTSQILDGAGRQYIAQITVSPDSNLVGKKTIGGIFPDLTDMTLRLVQRGEEGLLPPFEDYQVRPGDVLVVAATRQALSDALTHDPSQLYPDLTHTQAQGAAGDETKTETEDERPWHQGERMLAEVMVAPASRLIGQTLPQIGFRFQTRCIVLAIQRRSRMIRKRLTDIRLQDGDVLLLQGSPADIEKLRTNRDVVLLEWLAAELPAVHHARRAAFILLGVVLAAATGVVPIVIAALAGVTAMLASGVLNLRQAGRAIDSKILTMIPLALALGAALNATGGAIWLVKQLTQALGGAPPVVILSLFFLVMVVLTNVISSKAMAVLFTPIAVDMALATGSPVEAFAVAVVLAANCSFASPIGYQTNLLVMGPGHYRFSDFARVGVPVIVVVWLAFSVFVPWYYGMMFP; via the coding sequence ATGCATCAAGCAGTGGACCTTCACGCGGTGACATCCTTTCAGATGGCCATGACCTACGCCTTGATCGTCGGGGCGTTCGCCCTTTACGCCTGGGGCAAGGTGTCGATCGAGGTGGTGTCCCTCGGCGTGCTCAGTGCGGTATTGATCTTTTTTTATGTTTTCCCCGTGATCGGGGCGGACGGGCGTAACCTGCTGGGGCCCGAACGGTTGTTGTCCGGCTTCGCCAATCCGGCCTTGATTACCGTGCTGGCGCTTTTGGTGATCGGTCAGGGGATGGTGCGCACCGGGGTTCTCGATCAGGGGGCGCGAATAATTTTGGCGTGTTGCGGGGATTCTCCTCGGATCACGGTCGGCGTGGCGTTGCTTTGCGTGTTGGTGGTCAGCGCATTTTTGAACAACATTCCGGTGGTTGTGATCTTTATTCCGATCATGCAGGCGATCGCCGCTAAATTTTCGATTTCCTCCAGCAAGTTGATGATGCCGCTCAGTTTCGCTTCGATCCTGGGGGGGATGACGACGCTGATCGGGTCGGCCAGCAACCTGTTGGTCAACAGCGCCCTGATCGATATCGGCCAACGTCCCTTTGCTTTTTTCGATTTTACCGTGCCGGGGTTGGTCTTGGCGGCGGTCGGCATGGTCTTTCTTCTTACCGTGGCGCCCCGTCTGCTCCGTGCACGGGAAAACCTGACCAGCCAAATTCTCGACGGCGCGGGTCGGCAGTACATCGCGCAGATTACCGTGAGCCCCGATTCGAATCTGGTCGGCAAAAAAACCATTGGGGGGATATTCCCCGATCTGACCGACATGACCCTGCGGTTGGTTCAGCGCGGCGAGGAGGGCCTGTTGCCGCCTTTCGAGGATTACCAGGTTCGTCCCGGCGATGTTTTGGTGGTGGCCGCGACCCGTCAGGCGCTGAGCGACGCCCTGACCCATGACCCATCGCAGCTCTATCCCGACCTGACCCACACCCAGGCCCAGGGCGCCGCCGGGGACGAAACCAAAACCGAAACCGAGGATGAACGGCCTTGGCATCAAGGCGAACGGATGCTGGCCGAAGTCATGGTCGCCCCGGCGTCGCGCCTGATCGGCCAAACGTTGCCGCAAATCGGGTTTCGCTTTCAAACCCGGTGCATCGTGCTCGCGATACAGCGCCGTTCGCGCATGATCCGAAAGCGCCTGACCGATATCCGCTTGCAAGACGGGGACGTCCTTTTGCTGCAGGGCAGCCCCGCCGACATCGAAAAATTACGTACGAACCGCGATGTCGTCCTTTTGGAGTGGTTGGCCGCAGAGTTGCCTGCGGTTCACCATGCCCGGCGGGCGGCGTTCATCCTTTTGGGTGTCGTGCTCGCGGCGGCGACGGGGGTGGTGCCGATCGTTATCGCCGCGCTTGCCGGGGTGACCGCGATGCTCGCCAGTGGCGTATTGAATTTACGTCAAGCCGGGCGTGCGATCGACAGCAAAATCCTGACCATGATCCCGCTCGCCCTGGCGTTGGGCGCGGCGCTGAATGCCACGGGCGGGGCGATATGGCTGGTGAAACAGTTGACCCAGGCCCTGGGCGGCGCACCGCCGGTGGTTATTTTGTCGTTATTTTTTCTTGTTATGGTCGTCCTCACCAACGTGATCAGTTCGAAAGCGATGGCGGTTCTCTTCACGCCGATCGCTGTCGATATGGCGCTCGCCACGGGTAGCCCCGTCGAGGCCTTCGCCGTCGCGGTGGTTTTGGCCGCCAATTGTTCGTTTGCGTCCCCCATAGGCTATCAGACCAATCTGCTTGTGATGGGGCCGGGACATTACCGGTTTTCCGATTTTGCGCGCGTGGGCGTCCCGGTGATTGTGGTTGTCTGGTTGGCGTTCAGCGTGTTCGTGCCCTGGTATTACGGGATGATGTTTCCGTAG
- the bluB gene encoding 5,6-dimethylbenzimidazole synthase, whose amino-acid sequence MSTDTSAAPVFDDAFYAQLTQLFQWRRDVRRFRSDALPAGAIDELIALAALAPSVGNSQPWRFAKINDGERRRAMRDLFEACNKDALNDYHGAQARLYATLKLSGMDRAPEQLAVFCQPETSTGHGLGRKTMPETMDYSVVGAVQTLWLGARARGIGVGWISIIDPMEAARIIDVPDDWKLIAYLCIGYPEEEHIDPELVRFGWQDRLDPANFTITR is encoded by the coding sequence ATGAGTACAGACACATCCGCCGCGCCCGTATTTGACGACGCCTTTTACGCCCAATTGACGCAGTTGTTCCAGTGGCGGCGCGACGTGCGCCGGTTTCGCTCCGACGCCCTGCCCGCAGGTGCGATCGACGAGCTGATCGCCCTGGCGGCGTTGGCCCCGTCGGTGGGCAACAGCCAGCCCTGGCGCTTCGCCAAGATCAACGATGGCGAACGTCGCCGCGCCATGCGCGATCTGTTCGAGGCCTGCAACAAGGACGCCTTAAACGACTACCACGGCGCGCAGGCCCGACTTTACGCCACGCTGAAGCTTTCCGGCATGGATCGGGCCCCCGAACAGCTGGCCGTGTTTTGCCAACCCGAGACCTCGACCGGCCATGGGTTGGGGCGCAAGACGATGCCCGAAACCATGGATTATTCGGTGGTCGGCGCGGTGCAAACGCTGTGGCTAGGGGCGCGGGCGCGCGGCATCGGGGTGGGTTGGATATCGATCATCGACCCGATGGAGGCGGCGCGCATCATCGACGTGCCGGACGACTGGAAATTGATCGCCTACCTGTGTATCGGCTACCCCGAGGAAGAGCACATCGACCCCGAGCTGGTGCGTTTTGGTTGGCAGGACCGCCTCGACCCGGCGAATTTTACGATTACGCGCTAG
- a CDS encoding competence/damage-inducible protein A — MTKDKNDAPQNPTACLIIIGNEVLSGRTQDANLAYLAQGLNDVGVRLAEARVIPDVEAIIVKTLNQCRKAHTYVFTTGGIGATHDDITAEAVAKAFGRPLLCDARAVKALEEHYGDRLNDARLKMAEMPEGAELIDNPVSHAPGFHIGNVYVFAGVPKIMQAMFDGVKHTLKGGAVWRARSLSTDLTEGVIAGEMALLQDDHKDVEIGSYPHFKDGRLGVALVVRGADAGAIDETVAALEAMVRAHDGAVFEDPP, encoded by the coding sequence ATGACGAAAGACAAAAATGACGCACCACAAAATCCGACGGCGTGCCTGATCATTATTGGCAACGAAGTGCTTAGTGGACGCACGCAGGACGCGAATCTCGCCTATCTCGCCCAAGGTCTGAACGATGTCGGCGTGCGTCTCGCCGAGGCCCGTGTCATCCCCGACGTCGAGGCGATCATCGTCAAAACCCTCAATCAATGCCGGAAGGCCCATACCTACGTGTTTACCACCGGGGGCATCGGGGCGACCCACGACGACATCACGGCCGAGGCCGTCGCCAAGGCCTTCGGGCGACCGCTGTTGTGTGACGCCCGCGCCGTCAAGGCGCTTGAAGAACATTATGGCGATCGCCTCAACGATGCGCGTTTGAAAATGGCTGAAATGCCCGAGGGGGCGGAACTGATCGACAACCCGGTCAGCCACGCGCCGGGCTTTCATATCGGCAATGTGTACGTTTTTGCGGGCGTGCCTAAAATCATGCAGGCCATGTTCGACGGCGTCAAACATACCCTAAAAGGGGGTGCGGTGTGGCGTGCGCGGAGTCTTTCCACCGATCTTACCGAAGGGGTGATCGCCGGAGAGATGGCCCTGCTGCAGGACGATCACAAAGATGTTGAAATCGGTAGTTACCCCCACTTCAAGGACGGTCGTTTGGGGGTCGCCTTGGTGGTTCGGGGCGCCGACGCCGGGGCTATCGACGAAACCGTGGCGGCGTTGGAAGCGATGGTTCGCGCACACGATGGCGCGGTGTTTGAGGACCCCCCCTAG
- a CDS encoding DNA-3-methyladenine glycosylase I yields the protein MRPFRDIFEDAANRKGGENELERLLLAPRPPEEIEATPAERWLSEMTKAIFQVGFNWQLVENKWPRFEEVFEGFDVNRWSMMSEEDLDTLLATPGLIANAAKMKSVGENARYLLTLEGEHGSVGAFFAGWRNAEYCDNLRALRKGASRMGGKTGQIMLRRMGVDTMVFSTDVLKALAREGVVAKAPNSAKDFSALQTALDTWRRESARPLIQISQTLAFSIA from the coding sequence ATGCGACCGTTTCGCGATATTTTCGAGGATGCGGCCAATCGAAAGGGAGGCGAGAACGAACTGGAGCGCCTGCTCCTCGCCCCACGCCCGCCCGAAGAAATCGAAGCCACGCCCGCCGAGCGCTGGCTCTCGGAGATGACCAAGGCCATCTTTCAGGTCGGCTTCAATTGGCAACTGGTCGAGAACAAATGGCCTCGTTTCGAAGAGGTTTTCGAAGGCTTCGACGTCAACCGCTGGTCGATGATGAGCGAGGAGGATCTGGACACCTTGCTCGCCACCCCAGGCCTAATCGCCAATGCGGCGAAAATGAAATCCGTGGGCGAAAATGCGCGCTATCTGCTGACCCTCGAAGGTGAACACGGAAGCGTCGGCGCCTTTTTCGCCGGTTGGCGAAACGCCGAGTACTGCGACAACCTGCGCGCCTTGCGAAAAGGTGCGTCGCGGATGGGCGGGAAAACGGGACAAATCATGCTCCGGCGCATGGGGGTCGATACGATGGTTTTTTCCACCGACGTCCTAAAGGCTCTCGCCCGCGAGGGCGTCGTCGCCAAAGCGCCCAACTCGGCGAAAGACTTCTCCGCCTTACAAACCGCCTTGGATACATGGCGCCGTGAAAGTGCGCGCCCATTGATTCAAATCAGCCAAACCCTCGCCTTTTCCATCGCCTGA
- a CDS encoding glutaredoxin family protein gives MKFIRMILGRLILAMDFLTGPKPVVREKREQDAIDALTANMALYQFKACPFCVKVRRQLRKHALNIELRDAQNNATFKAELTREGGRHKVPCLRIEKGPNDVKWLYESDDIISFLKTELKLS, from the coding sequence ATGAAGTTTATTCGGATGATATTAGGTCGCCTCATCCTTGCGATGGATTTTCTGACCGGACCCAAGCCCGTCGTTCGAGAAAAAAGAGAGCAAGATGCGATCGACGCCTTGACGGCGAACATGGCCCTTTACCAATTCAAGGCCTGCCCGTTTTGCGTAAAAGTCCGGCGACAACTCAGGAAACACGCCCTGAATATCGAGCTGAGAGACGCCCAAAACAATGCGACGTTCAAGGCTGAATTGACCCGGGAAGGCGGACGACACAAGGTCCCCTGCCTGCGCATCGAGAAGGGCCCTAACGACGTAAAATGGCTGTACGAATCCGATGATATTATTTCTTTTTTGAAGACGGAGCTCAAACTGTCCTGA